In Ursus arctos isolate Adak ecotype North America unplaced genomic scaffold, UrsArc2.0 scaffold_3, whole genome shotgun sequence, one DNA window encodes the following:
- the CAV2 gene encoding caveolin-2 — protein sequence MGLETEKADVQLFMDDDAYSRHSGVDYADLDKFADSGSDRDPHRLNSHLKVGFEDVIAEPVSTHSFDKVWICSHALFEISKYVIYKFLTLFLAIPMAFAAGILFATLSCLHIWIIMPFVKTCLMVLPSVQTIWKSVTDVVIAPLCTSVGRSFSSVSLQLSHD from the exons ATGGGGCTGGAGACCGAGAAGGCAGACGTCCAGCTCTTCATGGACGACGATGCCTACAGCCGCCACAGCGGCGTCGACTACGCCGACCTGGATAAATTCGCGGACTCGGGCTCCGACCGGGATCCCCACCGGCTCAACTCGCATCTCAAG GTGGGCTTCGAGGATGTGATTGCAGAGCCGGTGTCTACGCACTCCTTTGACAAAGTGTGGATTTGCAGCCATGCCCTCTTTGAAATTAGCAAATACGTGATCTACAAGTTCCTGACCTTGTTCCTGGCTATCCCCATGGCCTTCGCTGCAGGAATTCTCTTTGCCACCCTCAGCTGTCTGCACATCTG GATTATAATGCCTTTTGTAAAGACCTGCCTAATGGTCCTGCCTTCGGTGCAGACAATATGGAAGAGTGTAACAGATGTTGTCATTGCCCCATTGTGTACAAGTGTAGGACGCAGCTTCTCTTCTGTCAGCTTACAACTGAGTCATGACTGA